A window from Argopecten irradians isolate NY chromosome 3, Ai_NY, whole genome shotgun sequence encodes these proteins:
- the LOC138318260 gene encoding kelch-like protein 12 yields MSVCEPFGPGSPDSWLSERESVDYNVFYNSMDSMVFHNDVHSSQFLKEMKVLYDDGLLTDVTLSVDGHKLPTHRVVLAAASPYFKAMFTLDLNESRKDEVELFEVDFESVSQVVSYAYTGSMEICQQNVQNLLAAASMFQIIPVHKACARFLETQLDNSNCVGIYCFAQAHSCVSLQVKAREHIEKNFMDVYQCEEFLRLPVDKVTELVASDELNVDKEDIVFEAILAWVGAQEGRTGFLGQLMTQVRFGLISLRFMQERVMKSDLILGNKQCVSLLQDLKEFESNPHSYQGESTFSLALRSGMIKPEHCMLLLGGTENRRPYINCYNPLTREAFFMDDFPVSRRYGDFDVESLAGVVTDKNTLFAGGGNYIYHSDSCEHFDSDDSLDEFEERVVSKDFYRYDNDHNKWVALSPMLFPKSNFSLASMGGKIYCFGGLTENQHPTEIIEVYDIDKNRWSYQGMLPTSLVDLACVVHEEHVFLLGGRTGVGAHNLVVMYHPVKGQWITRAGMLTPRFNFGACVVDEEIYIAGGQIYSQSSHTINRQALKSVEIFSMADNKWRPGPELPEAMYNVGLAVVNMALYACGMTESSRLTHQTYRNIVCRLDFSRGQWDIIEQTLCDTRNYSCIAAKLHTRKLSQVFRPEVDT; encoded by the coding sequence ATGTCTGTCTGTGAACCGTTTGGACCAGGCAGTCCAGATTCCTGGCTGTCTGAGCGAGAGAGTGTAGACTACAATGTCTTCTACAATAGTATGGACTCCATGGTCTTCCACAACGATGTGCACAGTTCACAGTTCCTGAAGGAGATGAAGGTGCTGTATGATGATGGCCTGCTGACAGATGTTACTCTAAGTGTGGACGGCCATAAACTGCCGACTCATCGTGTCGTATTGGCAGCAGCTAGTCCATACTTCAAAGCCATGTTCACCTTAGATCTGAATGAGAGCAGGAAAGACGAAGTGGAACTGTTTGAAGTAGACTTTGAATCAGTGAGCCAGGTTGTGTCCTACGCTTACACAGGGTCAATGGAAATTTGTCAGCAGAATGTTCAGAACTTACTGGCTGCAGCTTCCATGTTTCAGATAATCCCTGTCCACAAGGCTTGTGCCAGGTTTCTGGAGACCCAGCTGGACAATAGTAACTGTGTTGGTATCTACTGCTTTGCTCAGGCTCATAGCTGTGTCTCACTGCAGGTGAAAGCTAGAGAACATATTGAAAAGAACTTCATGGATGTCTACCAGTGTGAGGAATTTTTACGGCTTCCTGTGGATAAAGTTACAGAATTAGTTGCCAGTGATGAACTAAATGTTGATAAAGAAGACATTGTCTTTGAGGCTATATTAGCTTGGGTCGGAGCACAGGAAGGCCGTACAGGTTTTCTGGGACAATTGATGACACAAGTTCGCTTCGGTCTCATTTCTTTACGTTTCATGCAGGAAAGAGTGATGAAAAGCGACCTTATTCTGGGTAACAAGCAATGTGTTTCTCTTCTACAAGATCTGAAGGAGTTCGAAAGCAATCCTCATTCCTATCAGGGAGAGAGCACCTTCAGTTTGGCACTGCGCTCTGGCATGATCAAGCCTGAGCATTGTATGTTACTACTTGGAGGAACAGAGAACAGACGACCCTACATCAACTGCTACAACCCCTTGACAAGAGAGGCTTTCTTCATGGATGACTTCCCTGTTTCAAGAAGATATGGTGATTTTGATGTGGAAAGTTTGGCTGGTGTTGTCACTGACAAAAACACACTGTTTGCTGGCGGTGGGAACTATATCTACCACTCCGATAGCTGTGAACATTTTGACTCTGATGATTCCTTGGATGAATTTGAAGAAAGAGTTGTGAGTAAGGACTTCTATCGCTATGACAACGATCATAACAAGTGGGTGGCCTTGTCACCGATGTTATTCCCCAAATCAAACTTTTCTCTTGCATCCATGGGTGGTAAGATATACTGTTTTGGGGGTCTTACagaaaatcaacaccctacagaAATCATTGAAGTGTATGACATTGACAAGAATCGCTGGAGTTATCAGGGCATGCTGCCGACATCACTTGTAGATCTAGCATGTGTTGTACATGAGGAGCATGTTTTCCTCCTTGGAGGGAGAACAGGTGTCGGGGCTCATAACCTTGTTGTGATGTACCATCCAGTCAAAGGTCAGTGGATCACCAGAGCTGGAATGCTAACTCCGAGATTTAATTTTGGTGCATGTGTTGTAGACGAGGAAATCTACATTGCTGGTGGTCAGATCTATTCCCAAAGTTCTCACACAATCAATAGACAAGCTCTCAAGTCTGTCGAGATATTCAGCATGGCTGACAACAAGTGGCGGCCTGGCCCTGAACTTCCAGAGGCCATGTATAATGTAGGACTAGCTGTTGTGAATATGGCACTGTATGCATGTGGAATGACTGAGAGTTCTAGACTCACTCACCAAACTTATCGTAACATTGTGTGTCGCCTCGACTTCAGTCGCGGCCAGTGGGACATTATTGAACAAACCCTTTGTGACACAAGAAACTACAGCTGTATTGCAGCCAAGCTCCACACCAGAAAACTGTCACAGGTCTTCCGCCCTGAGGTAGACACTTAG
- the LOC138318262 gene encoding DNA polymerase alpha subunit B-like: MASDEDLKDEFSIFGVDLEDQDVIDKLKDLCVLYRLDASKISTEWIAFYNTKKTKANLTLNCEVLDQFDRERLNKKTPRTPQVKKKSGPTVYDVNTVQNGIDENEAVELYNAYSGNSTPSTEKMTASQKRQLTPDNPPVKRFTNSVRSPMVPFSPASFSPGITPSKKFSSRSNAGESVAGLGVNDNTVWKGQGHDVHIAYYDPRNAMEPHFKYMFQKLTEKANVLNDMIEDLSEQLRDHHNIEDLSHVALPVQETVTVVGRIGCDSIGKLNAKSVVLEGSQETSAGRCIPVDLTDLQEFSLFPGQIVAMEGINNTGQKFVAKKLHPGVGLPLPDVAVKSESGKLSVMVATGPFTTSDNLAYEPLSDLCKYINRDCPDVCILLGPFVDVKNDQVEKGNCTTTFDELFWMQMKSLSDIADNMGCKFIIVPSYRDVHHDYVYPQPPFDSKHHKQNLSKNLHFMPDPCTLCVDNVVFGITSTDILMQLGAEEISCNIPGSTDRLGRLTQHLLTQRNYYPLCPPADEVNIDYKYFEDKGRIPVTPHILIVPSDLKQFVKDIHGCCCINPGRLSKGQSGGTYCRLTIQTDKLSQSTNSSSVIPHLSAQVLRV, encoded by the exons TAAAAGACTTGTGTGTGCTGTACCGACTTGATGCATCAAAAATCAGTACAGAATGGATAGCCTTCTACAACACAAAAAAGACTAAAGCAAATCTCACACTCAACTGCGAGGTGCTGGACCAGTTTGACAGAGAG AGACTCAACAAAAAGACTCCTCGTACACCACAAGTGAAGAAAAAGTCTGGCCCAACAGTGTATGATGTCAATACAGTTCAAAATGG TATTGATGAGAATGAAGCAGTTGAACTTTACAATGCTTACTCCGGAAATTCTACTCCATCCACCGAAAAGATGACAGCCTCACAGAAGCGACAGCTGACACCAGATAACCCACCGGTCAAACGATTCACCAACAGTGTCCGTAGTCCAATGGTTCCATTCTCTCCAGCCAGCTTCTCTCCTGG GATAACTCCCTCAAAGAAGTTCAGCTCAAGGTCAAATGCTGGAGAAAGTGTAGCAGGACTTGGTGTTAATGACAACACTGTGtggaaaggtcaaggtcatgatgTACACATAGCTTATTATGATCCGAGGAATGCTATGGAACCTCACTTCAAATACATGTTCCAGAAATTGACTGAAAAAGCAAATG TTTTGAATGATATGATTGAGGATCTTTCGGAACAGCTCCGAGACCACCATAACATCGAGGATCTGTCACATGTGGCACTGCCAGTCCAGGAGACGGTCACGGTGGTAGGACGTATAGGCTGTGACAGTATAGGGAAACTCAATGCCAAGTCTGTGGTACTAGAGGGCTCCCAGGAAACATCTGCTGGCAGGTGTATCCCTGTGGATCTTACAGATCTCCAGGAGTTCTCACTTTTCCCTGGACAG ATAGTTGCCATGGAGGGTATCAACAATACTGGACAGAAGTTTGTTGCAAAGAAACTGCATCCG GGTGTTGGTCTGCCTCTTCCAGATGTAGCAGTGAAGTCTGAATCAG GAAAGCTGAGTGTGATGGTAGCCACAGGACCCTTCACGACCTCGGATAACCTGGCATATGAACCACTATCAGACCTGTGTAAATACATCAACCGAGACTGTCCCGACGTCTGTATACTG CTTGGTCCATTTGTTGATGTGAAAAACGATCAAGTAGAG AAAGGAAATTGTACAACCACTTTTGATGAACTTTTCTGGATGCAGATGAAGAGTCTTAGTGACATTGCTGACAA TATGGGCTGTAAGTTTATCATCGTGCCTTCCTACCGAGACGTCCATCATGACTATGTTTACCCACAACCTCCATTTGATTCAAAACATCACAAGCAAAAT TTATCCAAGAACCTACACTTCATGCCAGATCCATGTACACTGTGTGTAGACAATGTTGTGTTTGGCATCACCTCGACAGACATTCTTATGCAGCTTGGAGCTGAGGAAATCTCCTG CAATATCCCCGGGTCTACTGACCGACTCGGACGACTTACACAACACCTTCTTACCCAGAGGAACTATTATCCACTCTGTCCGCCAGCTGATGAAGTCAACATTGACTACAAATACTTTGAAGACAAAGGCAGGATCCCTGTAACACCGCACATACTCATTGTACCTTCAGATCTTAAACAGTTTGTTAAG GATATCCATGGATGCTGTTGCATAAACCCTGGACGCCTCTCCAAGGGACAATCCGGAGGAACCTACTGTCGGCTCACGATACAAACAGATAAACTGTCACAAAGTACCAACTCTTCCTCAGTCATACCTCACCTGTCCGCACAAGTCCTCCGAGTCTGA